From the Corvus cornix cornix isolate S_Up_H32 chromosome 1A, ASM73873v5, whole genome shotgun sequence genome, the window tgttcactgaaagggttgtcaagtgttggaacaggctgtccagggcagtggtggagtcaccattcctggagggatttgaaagacataaaaatgtggcacttggggatgtggtttaatggtggccttggcagtgctgggttagtgtttggactcggtgatcttaGAAGgcttttataataattttataataatgCTGACCTCCTCCTCCTTGATGTGCTGATGGACAGAACGTTAAATCAACGTTTCAGCAATTTCAATAACAATTTAGGATTTACCATAGGAATAAAACAATAATCCAGCAGGAAGGGCAGCCAATGCAGTTAGGTAATGCAGGTAAGGATGTGCTGCCCAGGCATGTGGTGGAGTctacaataaataattttttgtgagTAGAAGGGACGAGCAGCTGCCAGGAATGGTGTACTCTGGATTGAACCTTTCTGGTAGTTGGTGATGGACTAAATGTCTCTTCCAGGATAATCTGCTGTGCCGTTTGGGACACTCACAAGCTCCCAAGTGTTTCATGTCAGTCATATCGAGGTAGGGAGGCTGAGGCAGAGGATTTAGGAGTTTGCAATGGTCCTTTGGCAAATCCATGTGAAAGCTGAGGTCAGAGCTCAGGAAATCCTGGCTCCCATCCTGCAGCCGGCGGGGTGTTGTTCATAACAGCAGAGACAAGCCAAAGGAAGACCAAGGCTGACATTTCTCATAAAGAATTTCACCTGTGTTCACAAGTTGAGCGCACACCATCGTGCTTTGCCAGTGAAACTCTCGCTGTTGGAGTGGCTCAGGGCAAAGATAAAGAAGCTTTTCTGCTCCAAGGGAAGGATCCCATATGGCTGCCTTATGGGGCTTCTGTCAGtccccagctgaaaccagggtGCTGAGGTCTCAGCAGCCACTGAGAACGGGGAAGAGTTACACCACTTCCTGCACTCAATCGCTGAGCGTGACCTAGCACAGGCAACCTCCTTCCTGTGCCAGGGTTGTTGACACTGTTCTgcttctccttaaaaaaaaaatggccaaAACCCGTCCCTAGTTCCAGGACAGCCTTTTCCCCAGCCTCTTCCCCATCTCAGCACGGTGCAGAACATGATGTGGCGGCCGGGCTCTTTTCCTTCTCCGTGTGACGTCTTTGCAGCTCTCTGGGTAGGATGGAGTGAAATGTATGTGCTAAaatagttggggttttttgaaagtaaaactTCATTGCCTTGTGTTTTATTGCTGGTGTAGGTTCCTACGAGCCTCGCAGCTTTGGGGTTGGGAAGATGGGACTTGCATGATAGGGTTTCTTCAAAGAACATAGTCAGGCCATAAAAAGTCTGGAGTTTTTAATACCTTTGTGTGTTTTGCTCTTGAACATCACTGAGCAGAAAATAGACAAAGAAATTCTCCATACTGgcatattattttttctcacagCTTATCAGTAAAATTATCTAACTTTGTTACAACTAATTTCAAAattgaaattgaaaaatattaattgcagTGTTTGTAACACACAGAAATTTGTCTTCTACAGCAAAGTCAGTCTCTGGCAGACAAACCAATAAAAGCTGTGAGTTTTTACCTGCCCTTAGTAAATACTATTTGCTTATCTTTGGGGACAGGTTGTTTCTTCAGGTTAATTTGTTTGGATAAAAAACATGCAGCCTTTTAAAGATGAGCTGCCTGAATGGAtgctaaatgaaaataatttggagaATGAAGGAGTATTTGAGAGTAAATAATATCTTTAAGTCTGttcctctgttttctgaacATTTGAGTGATTTCCAAGAGTAAAAACCAAAGTTCAATACATAATATGACACGCAGAGAAAGAATCTCAGATGAGCAGAAGACTTCACAATAAAAGCACTGACAAATAATGCCCAAATAGCTGCAGGGCACCTGTAATCTTTAGGAGAGAAGAGCTCTGTAATGGAATAATCTGTCTGAGCAGTTGCCCTAGGTTACAGTAAAGAGGTGTGTTCCCTGTTTTAATCCTGCAGAAAAACGATGTTTTGAAAGCTTGTTATTAAATAATTGCATGGATTTTAATGGCAAGTTTGTGCCACTAACCCCAACATGCCTTCCAAATAATGCATCCACGGGGAATGGATggagggctggaacacctctgctctggagccaggctgagagagttgggagtgttcagcctggagaagagaaccTGAAgaagaccttagagccccttccagggcttAAAGGGgcttcaggagagctggagagggactggggacaaggacCTGGAGGGACAAGACAAGTGGGAATAGCTTCTccctgccagagggcagggttaggtgggatattgggaataattctttgctgtgagggtggtgaggccctggcacagggtgcccagagaagctgtggctgcccctggatccctggaagtgtccaaggccaggttggatggggcttggagcaacctgggatagaggaaggtgtccttgcccatggcagggggttggaatgaggtgatctctaaggtccctttcaatccaaacccttctgttattctgtgattataaTACTCAGGAACAAGTGTATGCACAGAAATGGTCATGTTCTCAGCACTGTGTTTCCTGTAGTACAGACTCCCAGGACACCCTGCTGGGGCTGATGATAACAGCTCTGTATTTATAAGAAACAGTTGTTACCACCAAAAAACCGTAAAAGTATCAACCATTGCATTTTGTgctgatttctgtgattttgatcTGCAGCTGACTGAAAAACAAGAACGAGGACATAGAAACCGAGTGCTAAACCTGGCACTTTCAATCTTCTTATTGCTCCAGTCTTGCCCACACTGACctgtattttggtatttttttgaATAAgtctgcacatttttttccaaatgcccATGGTTGGATAAAGATTTGCCTTTTGACATTTGAGGTTGGACTTGACTCACACTGACTCCTTCTCCCCACCACTCTCAGAGGTGAAACCTCTGCATCAAGCTCTGTAATCAtagaaaggtatttttttagaattacagaatcatttaggttggaaaagacctctaagatcattgagaTCCTTGCAGCAGATCTGCCATCAGTGCTGGATCAGACTGCTCAAGATTGGCTCCGTCCTGAGCTTCATGGTGTCTCCAAGGGTTCCCACTGGACAGTTGGATCAAGTGCATCTCTTTGCATTCAGTACCTCCACCTTGAGGTTGATGTGCTTCTGGTTTGGGGTTCCCCACACCCAAATTAAGCTGGTGCTGTTTGATCTTGCTTTGTCCAGGCACAACAGCCTGTAACAGAACTAGTGAATCTGACTTTTTCTACCGAGGCAGCCAAGAGCTCCAATGAGGTCAACCAGATGTGGTCTAACCCCAGAGGTTGAACAGGTACAAAGACCTCAAAAGCCCTCAAAAATTTCACTGCTATGGGATCTGCCCCTTGTAAGCCAGACTGGATTTCAAATTCATCTCCTGTAAGAGTTTTGCTGAGCTGGTTTCCTCACTTGTGACAGCAgatgcttttgcttttgcttcacAAGAATGAAACAGCTTCTCCTTAGGCCCATAGTTGGGCTGTGGGTACTGCTGCCCAGCACTTCCCTAACCTcaacagctgctttctctgcccCTGAAAATATCCCTCACTGAGGGCTGGGTCCTGGCAATCAGTCCCTGGTGTGAAGGTTGTGTTCTAGGGAAGTGCCTTCATTGTCCAAGAGCCGGCTGAGGTGAGGTCTGAGCTGGCTACACGTGggtttctgcttttccctggagGGTTCCTGTCTGATTTAGTTTGAGGGAAATCTTGGCTCATCACTGAAGCATTTGCCCATTGTTATGGcagattttctcttcctgttccGAGTTACCCCTGCAAACCCATCCACCCTCCATGTTCCCATTCCTCTCTCTCCTACTTGGGAAGTGAGATGCTGCCCATGTACACTTTCAGAACCACATCAGTGCAGAAtcccagaaaacaaaggaaatgctGAGTTTGCTTACCATATTTTGTGACTCATCACATCTTGTTGACCTAATGCTGGAAATACCCATCTAAAATTTCCACAGAGGCTTGTTATGGGCAGAGGTACATTTTTACCATAATTTTGTTCTCTGGATCTTTCTGAGTGAAAAGGAGCATCAAATTGTGCATCCATAGCATCCAGACTCAGGATTTTCTCACACATCCCATTGGCAATGGCCATGTCCCATGAAATGGTATCTACAGCAGAAAACCAAGCCACAGAGGAAGCATCACTGGTCTCCTCTGAGGTCACCTGTTAGGGATGGAAGGGGGGTGTTGCAGGTTAAGGCTGGATCATgaggagagcccagaggaggcctAAGGTGACTTTTGACTTGCTTTATTGCATCCATGAGCTGGCTCTTGGTCCAGCAGGAGGTCTGACTCAGAGCAAGTCACCTGCACAAAGAACTTTTGACTTCACTTCTCAAGAACCCAAACCTACATCTAGTCCATAGCCAGTTCAGCATGAGCTCATCTTCAAACCAGGTGATCTTGTAGTGCTATCAGCTCTTTTGGGCCTGAGTAAGACCTAGAACACACAGCCAAGCCTGCCAGGAAGTAAGGAAAAAGAAGCTCTGTTCCTTACCCTCTGTTGTCTTCTGCAATCACACCAAACATCTTGGTCTGAGAACACTCAGACTGAATTGCATGAATTGCATCCTTCCCTCCTGTTCCTTGCTATGCTGATTATTTGTTTGTTGTGCTCTCAAGAAAACATCCTCCCACACAGGTTACAAAACTCCCCTGGAATTCCTACTGGATTAGCACATCAAGCCCGTGAGAATGAATAAGGAAAGGCTCTTTGCATTGGAGGTCTGTCCAGAAGGAAAGAGCTTTGGAAAAGGAtggcttttgtatttttctgttgtgctttgGCTAAGTAATGTGATACAGACATCATGGATTTAGAGATGGCAACGTAAAGTGGGACTCAGCTCGTTTAATGTTGGAGGTGTAAATCAAAACTTGTCTGTCTGTGAATTCTTATGGCATCAGAGAGGAATAAGCACTTTTGTAGTGTAATTCCCATCATCTTCCAGATGTGAGCTGTGCCCTGGAAATGTGGATATTCCTCTTGTATTGACCCTACAGGGAGTGCTGAGAACCAGCCCTTAAACAGGGCAAATCCTTCTTAGCCAAAACCAGAGCTCCTGGGACTACAAGTCATTTAGATGGGGTGAGCCAGGAGGGAATTCCTATGGCTGTTTGTTTGTGTTAGTCTGTCCTCAAGGGCCAGTTTCTTGTGAACTCATTGTAATTAGGACATGTTCTTAATTAGGCCAGGATTTGAGTCTGCCACCTCCTACAACACAGCATTATCACATCTTTTCTGGCTGGAGGCAGTGAGCTCTGAGTGACACCTTCAGAGGTGAAGGTCAGCGTTGCCCACTGCACACAGCTGGCCCTCCCTTTCCGTGCCACATCCACAGACTCCAGGGGATGccaagcccagcagagctgaccAAAGGCACAGCCCCTGAGCACAAGGGCTGCTCTTCCTCATGAGCAACCAGGCTCTTGTCTGAAGTCTGGTCTGACATATTTCCTCTTGCAATCAACAGCCTCATTTCCATATGGAGTCAGCCAGCAGTCAAACTGGAAATCATGTTGACGTAACTGCTAATTACCCTTGGCATAACTAATGTGCACTAGCAAAGCTTGTATTTATTGACGCATGGGGATGGCTAGCAGAGGAACCAGACTGGTCCAGACACTGTTGAAAAAGATCAGTCTCTCCTCAGGGAGAGAGATGGGCTGCTGTGGTCTCATCTAGTTGCTGTCTTTTCCTTGGAGGAGTCTGAACCAGGATTCTGGAAGTGTGTCTTCCTCTTGGCTCTCTGAGGTATGTGGTTTGTTTTCTATGGCTTTGGGCTATAGAGAGGCTTAAAAGTACAACTCTCAGGACCAGAGGATTTGGCCACTTACTGTGTTGTCATAATTTTCCAGGCAATATCTGAGTGTGGCAGGCCAGGATGGGGTGGAGAGAAGATGGGAGATGTATCTACCATAGGATCAAAGAAATCCTGTTTGGCAACATCAGCCGCAGGACTCTTAATTCAGCAATGTTTTCATCCGGCTAAGCCTTGAGTCACCTCTGCAATTCATCATTTGTTATTTCCCAacaacctgtcccagtgctgcagtACCTGCCTAGAGGCATTTTTTATCCTGCTGTGCAACCTGCACCTCCCAAGCCAGTCTGTGAGTGCTGCCCTTTATTACAGTGCTTGGCTCTGCCACAAAGAGCTCGACTTTGTTGTCCTTGACCTTTTGAGTAGCTGTAGGCAGCTGTTGGGCTGCCCTTTGGCCTCTCTCTGGCCAGACTCAACAAGCCTGAATCCCTGTTTTCTGAAGGTATGTGCTCCATGCCTCAGACCACCTTGGCAGCATATCTGGGAGCAGCTTCCAACCAGCCAAATCTCAACAGCATTTGGGAGTCACATACGTGGTAAAATCCTGGCCCTAATATACAAACATCTTCCAGGAAGAGAAATCAAAGGAGGCTTAATAAGCAGGTTGTACTAATAAGTAAAGATATTTCATCCTCTTAAAAATGTATCTGTACGAAACCATAGCATGGATTAATTTCTATACAGACCAAAATGTTCATGAAATTGAAGTGCAGTTATAAGTGTTGGTATAGCTTATGAGGAAGTATGTCGTTATCACTGTGTGGTGGAAAGAAAATTCCACAAATTCAGAATTCaggctccagagctgctttAATACCCTGGGGCTTCCATTTTACCTGAGGGACAGCTGCAGAGTGTGAGACACCAAAAGGGAAGGGTAACCCAGGTTCTTGTTAATAGATCCCTTGGGGTGGATTAGAATGGAACAACACTGAATGACCAGTGTTTATAAGAGTATATATGTATATgggtttattttagaacaatttggttGCAATGGAAAGGAGATATGTAGTCATTTTGGTTAGTATTATCTTCAATAATATCCATATTATATATCCATATAATATATATACccatattatatatatatatatatctccatATATCTCCATTAAAATAtcacttaagaaaatatataaaggaaaaaaagaaagagaaagaaagggtaAGAGTAGAAAGACCTCACTACCCATGGATCAAGGGACAAAACTTGATTGTTGCTATTTTGATGTCTGTTGGTTGAAGTGTTGATCACAGTCTTGATCCATgggaggtggggggaaaagCCCCCAAACAAAAAGTCCAGTGAGTTAAAATATGCTCAGGCTCAGTAAGAATACCCGGGTACCTCCTCCAGAGGAGAGAGCTTCCAGTCCTTTGGTGGAAGGCCTCAGAAATGAATCTGGGGGCACTTCAAGGGGTCTTTGATGGTTTATGACCCCTTCTAAGACATGACAGCTGCCTCTCACATCAGTGCAGTTGAGCCCATTACAGCCCATCAGAAGGGATGAAAACCCTCAGGTGTGAATGTGACCTTCTCTGAGGGCGAGGGGCGGGAGTTTTACGGTTGAGCCAGTTGTGTAAGGGAGGACAATTGCCATGATAAAAGCACCATCCCGCCTCCACAAGGTCTGCTTCTTATCATCCTTCTCCCTTATCTGGCTCAAAACCTGGCTTGTAGCCTCCAGTGATGGTTGCTCACCCCCTCTGTCTTATACAGTTCAGAGGTTTTGCCACATGAGAatcagaaagtgaaaataacGTACTGATTTTTGGTCTCCAAAgctgaaagaaactgaaagagtGACAGTAACCACAGGGAACCTGACAGCTCTCAGCTGTGAGTGTGTGTAGCAGGGTGGTGCTTCATTGGTGGCAAGGAGGTGACCCCTCTGTCACCTGAGTGTTACCTGCTCTGCATGCACAGGGACCGTGGCACTTGGTCTGGTGGAGTTTAAATAACCAAAGGTATCCAAATCTCACACCAGCTTTTTCAGCTGAACTGTATGATACTAAAAAAGCTGTTGATCCTTGTGAGGAAAGAATGGATTGAACATATTTATCTCCAAAATTCAGGGATTGCTATGAGCCAGCATTTGGAGTGTTGCATAGAAATGCTTGAGGAAAAGAGTTTAAAATGGATAACATATAGCTGCTGTCCTTGGGGGGGATTTGGTAACATAGTCAATCTTCTATATCCTTACCTTTTCCTTGaatttttctccataaaattGATACTTTTCATATGGCTCTGGAAACAGGTCtatttttcacagagaaaatgttCCTTGAGGGACAGttgcacagcagaggtgctttAGGATCACTTCTGGGACAGGGGAAGAatagaagaagcagctgttgcCTTTTCTGGGAACCTCTAATCTTTGGTCTGATTGGGTCAGTGTTTTACCTGTCACTTGAAGCTCACACTTGTTTGAACACCTGGCAGAGGCAAATAcgtgaatgccccatccctggaagtgttcaaggccaggttggatgggacttagagcaacctggtctagtggaaggtgtccttgctTGGTGTCATaacaggggggttggaactggatgacccccaaggtcccttccaatccaaatcaTTCCGTGattctttctgtgattctatgaacatACTTTGTAAGGAGAGACATGCATGTATCACCATCCTGGTTGATGCAAAGAGTGTGCTGGCCTCGAGGTGTCTACACTCCCTCTCTGTCCttgctcacagcagcagagcacctCCCAGAAACAGAGGTGTCACACAGGTCAATGAGAGTGGAATGTCCACCATCCAGACACCTCCAGATCCTGCCTGTGGCCGTGGGATCTTTGCTGCCCTTGAAGGAGAACAGTCCAGAAGAACACAAATCTCTTCAATCCACAAGTCCAAACAACATTTCTTTCTCgaattttgttttgtcatgtgcatttggcttctgctgctgtgattgACTTTGCCCTGAAGACCTACAGCCTTCCATCTACTTAGCATCTCTTTGGCGATTCACTTCCTTTTTCCATGGGGAATGAAGACTCAGGAAAAGGCTTTGGTGACACCTCATTTTTTGTCAGTAGAATCACAGcatcatttaggttggaaaagatgtccaagatcatcgagtcaCACCTTTAATCAaccaccaccttgtcaaccagaccatggcactgagtgccacatccagacatTAAAGTAGAAACAGTACTGCCCTCTGGTTCAAAATCCCCTTTTTCCAGTACTGCCTTCATAAGAGCTGTTTCCATTTCCCTGCATTTGCTCAGCTACTTCACAGCTTGCCCTGCTTTGAGCATGAGATTGGACTGCTGCATTTAGCATCTGATAGAAAGAAAACTGAGGGAGAAATCAGGAGAACATCCACAGGGAGAAGCCAAATCTGGACTTCAGTACAATTTCCCTAGAGAGGTGTTACAAgtcctggtttttttctaccATGATATGGAAAACTTACCAAAAGTACTTCATGTAGGAATCTCTGAGCTCCCAACTGGAATAAGGCTGGAAGATCCAATAGAATTTTTTACAAGTTGAAGAAATGGAGGTTTGTCTTATGGAACAGACCACAGGGGAGTTGGAACAATGGGAGTAGAGCTCATTGAGTGTCTCTCACAACTTTCCATCCAGAAAGTGCACAGCTCAAGACAACACATAGGCACTGCCTCCACTGACTTGAAAGGCAGAGAAGATCCAGTTATGAAGTATTAGAGcacaaatttttattaaaaagagtGAAATGCAGAAGCATGAGCTTGTAGACCTCAGGAGTAGGTGGAGAGATTAATTACTTCTTATGCTTGTATATGATTATAAAAACCAACATGTTGTTACAGTACTCCCGGACTTCTGGAAGTGGAGGAAAATTAGTCCGGTTTAGTTGTCAATGAATGAGCAGTGGGAAAAGactgctcctctgccagctgtgtCCCACCTGCACAGGCCATGACCAGCTCTCTGCAAGCTGAGTGTCCCTCTGCATTTGCCTTCCAGGGGAGCAAGAGCCCTTCACTTGAAATCCTCCCACGATGCTGcgcctgctgctgctgctgcaggtgttggccagctgcctctggctggGACACAGCGAGGTGGTGAACTCCTTTGCAAGCTATCCTAAGTTTTCCTACAGGAATACTGCTCCAGATAATGCCCTGGAGCCAGCAAACCCAGCCTGGATCTGCCAGCGCTACAACAACCAGTATCATTTTGCCACCCTGTACGACAAAACACGGCGCATTCCCGTGTACTCTGCTTACATCTACCAGCCTGGACCAGGCAACAGATCTAAATCACAGTTTGTTGAGCCTCAGGTAAGTGTCTCTCTTACAGTACATCACCCTCCAGTCATTAAAAGATGAACTGCAGCATTTGACCCAACTTTTCtatttcctcctgcttccctaCACACATGCAAATGGACACACTGGATGGGATTCTCCTCATTTAACTTCAAACACCTGCACCACATGGTTCCTCTGATGAATCTGAGGAGGATGAGATGAATCATATCCCAAAGGTGCCCAGTTTTTAGCATTGACCTGACAAAAACATCAAATTGCATTGCATTCCAAAGTCAAATGATTCCCCTCCCAGTGCCCTGCTGTGGTGGGTGACCAAGCGATGGGGAAAAGGCTTCCAAGAGAGCCTAAACTTGAGGGACCAAgagtcctgctgggctctgATCCCCACTTTGCCCTGATCTGTTTGGcatccctggcagagctgatCTGCTCCCAGTGCAGAGTCAAACAGGCTTTGTGTGTGGTGtgagaagagggaggagaaacTCAGAATGGGGTGAGATGGCCCAGGGACAAAGCCTCGGCAGGCACAGGCACTGGAGATGAGAGGGTCAGGTTAACACTGGGGGGATCTCTGGAGTGACGTTTCAGGCAGTGAAAAGTGAGGAGCATCAGTGTCAGTCCAGTCAGAAGGGCGTGATCTCCATCCATGGGCAGTGACCCCTGAGCCCCTTTGGCTCAGGCTTGGTCCAGAAGGATCCAGCAGACAGCCAGAACTCCAGGAGCTACACAGCTCTCCCAAGCATCCTGCAGACAAACTTCAGTAGAACAGGCCAGGCcaaatgcagaagagaaaaagaggaaattcctGTCATTGCTAAGGACAGGGTAGCAGGAGGCAATTTGGGTGAAAATGTGCCAGAGCATTATGCCCTGTTCCAGAGGAAGGCTGAATATGTTTCCCTAAAGAGGAACAAAAAGATCTTGAAGTTAcgaaaaaaataatcatttgcACTTGTTACTCACATGAACTTGAGCAACTAATCTGATCTTGCACCACTGCAGCCTCCATATTAGGGAGGGATAAAAACATCTGTCTttttgtagaatcatagaatcatagagtggtttgtgttggaaggaaccctaaagatcatctcagTCTCCAACTCCCCTGCATGGGCCAGGCCAGCTGCCACTAGACCAGCATGCTGCAAGCCCCATCCAGCATGGGCCTTGTCCTCCTAGAGCCTGGACACAGGACACCAGAAAAAGCTTTGATTGCAGTCACTTTCTCCAGAGGCCTTTTTGGAGTAGTTAGCGTGCCCAGGACTCTTTTGGGATTGCAGGCTCCTCTCAGAGGCTGATCATTTGTAACTTCTTTCCAGTGATGCAGCAGAAGATGCTCCCTGGCCCAGATTAGCTCTGAGACACATTCTTAGCACCACAGTTGCAGATTCCATTTATGTTGAGATCCTTTTGCTTACTGAGCAAAAATCTTCATCCCTGAATGAACTGTAGCCCTCCCAAGGAAACCTCAGCTCCAGAACTGATTTCCCAACACATTTCCCTGTGTATGTGGTTAGAGGAGGCAACCTCTGGTGTTCCAGGAGTGGGGAACACTTGTAGCAACAACACaaagcatcacagaatcacagaatggcctgaGGGTCTGCAGGGAGAGCCCTGGGCAGATTTGGGCTGTGGAgacaggaggaaagggaagcagaTGTGCCAGGGAAGGTGTCTCACCAACGTCACCTTTCAAACCTAGGAGTGGAAAGTGCTCCTTGTCTCATGCACCCACCCAttctcccagcacaggctgcaggctgGATCCCAAAGGTCACAAGTCAAAATGAGAGCAGTCAGATTCTGagcttctttctctttaaagctTTTGTGTTCATGCAGGAGGGGCATGTCCATGATTTCTCTCAGATTCATACATTTTCATACACTGAGGTCACAAAAAATGGGATCTTGACCATCAGAGGCTTCTGCTCTGGGGTAATCTGCTGCATTACTCCCATTCCCCATTCTAACacctcttcctctttccctgtcAAGCTGATAGGGAATAATAATCTCAAGGAGATGGAAACAGAGCAAACCCTCCTTCAAAACGGGTTCACCATGGAGGATATCAAACAGAACCAGGCTGTCCTCGAAGACTACGACAACCTGATTGGTTTGGACCATGGCCATTTGAGCCCCAGTGGCCATCAAAAGAGTTATATCAACAAGGCGGCTACTTTCACCCTCACCAACATAGTGCCTCAGGATACCAGTCTCAACAAGGGTGCCTGGAACATCTACGAGTTTAGAACAATGGCCACAGAGAGCCAGGGCTGTACAACCACCTACGTCATCACGGGTGCTGTGCCTGGGAACACCATGGCCAAAAACAGGGTTAATGTACCCAGCCACATCTGgtcagctgcctgctgcctggTGGGCACAACGCCAGTGAAGGCGTGGGGGGTCATTGCTGAAAACAACGGGAACCACAAGTTCCCGCTCCTCACGCTGGGGCAGCTGGAGTCTGATTTGACCAAGCTCTATGGAGGGAATCCGGTTACTCTGTTTGACAGTGCCTGTCCCCGCTAACAAACCTCACATCCTTGATGGAAAAGGCTCAGTGTCTTTTTCCAcatgtcatagaatcacagaatcacagaatcacagaatcacagaatgggttgggtttgatgggaccttaaagatcgtcTTGTTCTGACCttcctgccatggccagggacaccttccactagaccaggttgttccaagccctttccagcctggccttgaatgcttccaggcatggggcagccaaAATGTCTCTGGGTAACTTTTGCTCATAGCACAGCCTGCTCATGGTAATTTACTTCTTTataatatcccatctaaccctgccctccaTCAGTGTGAAACtattccctcttgtcctgtaaGTTTTTacccttgtccaaagtccctctcaaGCTCTCTCAGGGATCCTTTAGGTACTGGACTCCCAGGAatcttctccaggatgaacaccTACAgctctctccagagcagaggtgcttcAGCCCTCCGAGCATCCTCATGGCCTCCACTGGACTCCACTCCAACAGCTTTGTATTCTTCTTGTGTTGtgggccccagagctggaggctcagctgcaggtggggtctcaccagagcagaggagagagggacAAATGTCCTGTGCAGTAtctgtgctgcttccttctctggTGTGTTTCCATCTCTGCCCCTCACGGCACCTCCTCCTCTGTTCAAAGGCACAAAGAGGTGGGCAGTGTTTATGTGATCATGTGATTATGTGATTATGTGATTCTGGGACATGGTT encodes:
- the LOC104695937 gene encoding endonuclease domain-containing 1 protein-like, with the translated sequence MLRLLLLLQVLASCLWLGHSEVVNSFASYPKFSYRNTAPDNALEPANPAWICQRYNNQYHFATLYDKTRRIPVYSAYIYQPGPGNRSKSQFVEPQLIGNNNLKEMETEQTLLQNGFTMEDIKQNQAVLEDYDNLIGLDHGHLSPSGHQKSYINKAATFTLTNIVPQDTSLNKGAWNIYEFRTMATESQGCTTTYVITGAVPGNTMAKNRVNVPSHIWSAACCLVGTTPVKAWGVIAENNGNHKFPLLTLGQLESDLTKLYGGNPVTLFDSACPR